In Malassezia japonica chromosome 2, complete sequence, one DNA window encodes the following:
- a CDS encoding uncharacterized protein (EggNog:ENOG503NXN8; COG:O) produces the protein MSGFDFTERAQSSLEQAFQLAKDHANAQLTPAHIALALLTDDTSNSTGVQSTNKDSQSLFKSLCEKTGVNYKTLEEKLRANLRKIPQQSPAPDDVSLTGAANKVLKQAQHYEKTQRDSFIAQDHLLLALLDDSTISAMLKECGLANDEMLRNAINQARGGRHIDSKSAEAGYDALGKYCTDLTELAAEGKLDPVIGRDNEIRRVVRVLSRRTKNNAVLIGSPGVGKTAVVEGLAQRVVNRDVPPSLLGKILSLDMGSLMAGAKYKGEYEERVKAVLTDIEKMTSDGTPCILFIDEMHLMMAGKGGDTGMDAANLLKPMLARGKLRCIGATTLNEYRQSIEKDAALERRFQQVLVEEPTVEDTVAILRGLREKYEVHHGVRILDAALVSAAQLAKRYLTARKLPDAAIDLVDESCADVTVSRETVPEAIDTLERRKLRLEIAMHALEREKDPQSKERLAETRKDLAALEDELAPLKAEFEAVKAKGNEVNNVRRKIDELRAKAADAERRYDLATASDLTYYAIPDLEKRLEELQEQERQDEEQGKTNAANSVTSENIAAIVARWTGIPVSRMLESERTKLLKLEKILQREVVGQNEAVKAVAQAIRLSRSGLANQSRPIASFLFCGPSGTGKTLMSKSLATYMFDDPEAMVRIDASEYSEKHSISRLVGAPPGYIGHDEGGVLTEAVRRRPFSIVLIDEIEKASREFVQLFLQVLDEGRLQDSQGRQVSFRNTIIIMTSNLGSSFINESDEEQITPHVRELVQGAIGAHFPPEFINRIDSTVIFCKLTRVDVRRIVEIRIKELQKRLIDNGRHSRLVVDEAAKDWLGSVGYSPTMGARPLGRAIQDQLLHPLSMLLLRGQIHNDDPEIHVTFDQHRNALLIKPNHEPTVSMNDEDEDFMDEDDLEEPLD, from the coding sequence ATGTCTGGATTCGACTTTACCGAGCGTGCCCAGTCGTCGCTGGAACAGGCGTTCCAGTTGGCGAAGGACCATGCCAATGCACAGCTTACGCCTGCGCACATTGCACTGGCGCTGCTGACCGATGATACCAGTAACTCGACCGGTGTGCAGAGCACCAACAAGGACTCGCAGTCCCTCTTCAAGAGCCTCTGCGAGAAGACGGGCGTGAACTACAAGACGCTGGAGGAGAAGCTGCGTGCGAACCTGCGCAAGATTCCCCAGCAGTCCCCTGCCCCTGACGATGTGAGCCTCACGGGCGCCGCGAACAAGGTGCTCAAGCAGGCCCAACACTATGAGaagacgcagcgcgactCGTTCATAGCGCAGGACCAcctgctccttgcgctcctcgacgactCGACGATCAGCGCGATGCTGAAGGAGTGTGGCCTCGCGAACGACGAGATGCTGCGCAACGCCATCAACCAAGCACGAGGTGGCCGCCATATCGACTCCAAGtccgccgaggccggctACGACGCCCTCGGCAAGTACTGCACGGACCTCAcggagctcgccgcggaaGGCAAGCTCGACCCTGTGATTGGCCGTGACAATGAGAtccgccgcgtcgtgcgcgttCTCTCGCGCCGCACCAAAAACAATGCGGTGCTCATCGGCTCGCCCGGTGTGGGTAAGACGGCCGTCGTTGAGGGCCTCGcacagcgcgtcgtgaACCGTgacgtgccgccgagcctCCTCGGCAAGATCCTCTCGCTGGACATGGGCTCGCTCATGGCCGGCGCCAAGTACAAGGGTGAAtacgaggagcgcgtcaaGGCCGTCCTCACCGACATTGAAAAGATGACCagcgacggcacgccgtgcaTTCTCTTTATCGACGAGATGCACTTGATGATGGCCGGCAAGGGCGGCGACACGGGTATGGACGCGGCCAACCTCCTCAAGCCGATGCTGGCGCGTGGCAAGCTGCGCTGCATCGGTGCGACGACCCTCAACGAGTACCGCCAGTCGATCGAGAAGGACGCCgcactcgagcgccgcttccagcaggtgctcgtcgaggagccGACCGTCGAAGACACAGTCGCCATCCTCCGTGGTCTCCGCGAGAAGTACGAGGTGCACCACGGTgtgcgcatcctcgacgcggcgctcgtctcggccgcgcagctcgccaagcgcTACCTCACTGCGCGCAAGCTCCCGGATGCGGCCATTGACCTGGTCGACGAGAGCTGTGCGGACGTGAccgtctcgcgcgagacggtgcCAGAAGccatcgacacgctcgagcgccgcaagcttCGCCTCGAGATTGCgatgcacgcgctcgagcgcgagaagGACCCCCAGagcaaggagcgcctcgccgagacgcgcaaggacctcgccgcgctcgaagacgagcttgcgccgctcaaGGCCGAGTTTGAGGCGGTGAAGGCCAAGGGTAACGAGGTGAACAatgtgcgccgcaagattgacgagctgcgcgccaaggcggccgATGCTGAGCGCCGTTACGACCTCGCGACGGCCAGTGACCTGACCTACTACGCGATCCCCGATCTGGagaagcgcctcgaggagctccaGGAACAGGAGCgccaggacgaggagcagggCAAGACCAACGCGGCCAATTCGGTCACGAGCGAGAACATTGCCGCGATCGTTGCGCGCTGGACCGGCATTCCCGTctcgcgcatgctcgagagcgagcgCACCAAGCTGCTCAAGCTCGAAAAGATTctccagcgcgaggtggTCGGCCAGAACGAGGCGGTGAaggccgtcgcgcaggcgatcCGCCTGTCGCGCAGCGGTCTCGCGAACCAGTCGCGCCCAATTGCGAGCTTCCTCTTCTGTGGCCCTTCGGGTACCGGTAAGACGCTCATGAGCaagtcgctcgcgacctACATGTTCGACGACCCCGAGGCTATggtgcgcatcgacgcCAGCGAGTACTCGGAGAAGCACAGCATCTCACGCCTGGTCGGTGCGCCCCCGGGCTACATTGGCCACGACGAGGGTGGTGTGCtgaccgaggcggtgcgccgccgtcctTTCTCGATCGTGCTGATTGACGAGATCGAGAAGGCCTCGCGCGAGTTTGTCCAGCTCTTTTtgcaggtgctcgacgagggccGCCTGCAGGACAGCCAGGGCCGTCAGGTGTCGTTCCGCAACACGATCATCATTATGACGAGCAACCTCGGCTCGAGCTTCATCAAcgagtcggacgaggagcaaATCACGCCGCACGTCCGTGAGCTGGTGCAGGGCGCAATCGGCGCGCACTTCCCGCCGGAGTTTATCAACCGTATCGACAGCACGGTGATCTTCTGCAAGCTGACGCGCGTCGATGTGCGCCGCATTGTCGAGATCCGCATCAAGGAGCTGCAGAAGCGCCTCATTGACAATGGCCGCCACTCGCGCCTggtggtcgacgaggcagCCAAGGACTGGCTGGGCAGCGTCGGCTACTCGCCGACGATGGGCGCGCGCCCGCTGGGCCGTGCGATCCAGGaccagctgctgcaccCGCTTAGCATGCTCCTGCTCCGTGGCCAGATCCACAACGACGACCCTGAGATCCACGTCACGTTTGATCAGCACCGCAACGCACTGCTCATCAAGCCGAATCACGAGCCGACAGTGTCGATGAATgacgaagacgaggactttatggacgaggacgacctCGAAGAGCCTCTTGACTAA
- a CDS encoding uncharacterized protein (TransMembrane:1 (o502-519i); COG:E; EggNog:ENOG503NV38) has translation MSGIVKDTPVDAIPKVIDDLRASFLTGKTRSVEYRQKQLKQLYFLVKDNEEALVKAIQKDLGRPPMETDFGEIITIKNDIIECVNNVAKWSKTTNVSGGLPFLLHKTQVRKDPKGTVLVLGAWNYPIAVQIGPVVAAIAAGNTVVLKPSELSAHSAQLIADLWPKYMDPELTRIVNGGIEQSTALLDQRFEHIFYTGNGRVGRIVAEKAAKWLCPVSLELGGKSPVIIDKTANLKIAAHRILWAKAYNTGQTCIAPDYILVEHSVQDKFVAELQKAAKEYWKSMDKNVRDLGRIINERHFKRIADLITQSKGEVVFGGLAEADEATRFLPLTILKDVRPDDSTMSDEIFGPVLPILPVDDVHAAVRFVNAHDQPLALYMFTSSNATSEYILKYTRSGGAMRGDMLLHFVINDLPFGGTGPSGYGSYHGKTGFDCFTHERAFVDAPASGVLGHVVEKIMALRYPPYSQAKANFFRLVLSYPAFFGRPKNPTVSTTSANRPIKSLKPLAILIVILAVILKFNRA, from the exons ATGTCTGGCATCGTGAAAGACACACCTGTGGACGCTATTCCGAAGGTCATTGATGACCTTCGTGCTAGCTTCCTCACCGGTAAGACGCGCAGTGTCGAATACCGCCAGAAGCAGCTGAAGCAACTCTACTTCCTCGTGAAGGACAATGAGGAGGCCTTGGTGAAGGCCATCCAGAAGGATCTGGGTCGCCCGCCGATGGAAACTGATTTTGGTGAGATCATTACGATCAAGAACGACATTATCGAGTGCGTGAACAACGTCGCCAAGTGGTCGAAGACGACGAACGTGTCGGGCGGCCTGCCTTTCCTGCTGCACAAGAcgcaggtgcgcaaggATCCCAAGGGCACCGTGCTCGTTCTCGGCGCCTGGAACTATCCCATCGCGGTACAGATTGGCCCGGTGGTCGCGGCGATTGCCGCGGGCAACACGGTGGTGCTCAAGCCGTCCGAGCTTTCTGCGCACTCTGCGCAGCTCATTGCCGACCTGTGGCCCAAGTACATGGACCCCGAGCTGACGCGCATCGTGAACGGTGGTATTGAGCAGTCGACTGCGCTGCTTGACCAGCGCTTCGAGCACATCTTCTACACAGGCAACGGCCGCGTGGGTCGCATTGTTGCCGAGAAGGCCGCTAAGTGGCTCTGCCCCGTCTCACTCGAGCTTGGTGGCAAGTCGCCCGTGATTATCGACAAGACCGCGAACCTGAAGATCGCCGCACACCGCATCCTGTGGGCGAAGGCGTATAACACGGGTCAGACATGCATTGCTCCGGACTATATTCTCGTGGAGCACTCGGTCCAGGACAAGTttgtcgccgagctgcagaaGGCGGCGAAGGAGTACTGGAAGTCGATGGACAAGAACGTGCGCGACTTGGGCCGCATTATCAATGAGCGCCACTTTAAGCGCATTGCGGACCTCATCACCCAGTCGAAGGGCGAGGTGGTCTTTggcggcctcgccgaggccgacgaggcgaccAGGTTCCTCCCGCTCACGATCCTCAAGGATGTGCGTCCGGATGACTCGACGATGAGCGACGAGATCTTTGGCCCGGTCCTGCCCATCCTCCCGGTCGACGATGTGCACGCTGCGGTCCGCTTCGTGAACGCGCACGACCAGCCCCTGGCTCTCTACATGTTCACCTCGTCGAATGCGACGAGCGAGTATATTCTAAAGTACACGCGCAGCGGTGGCGCGATGCGTGGCGACATGCTTCTGCACTTTGTCATCAACGATCTGCCGTTCGGCGGCACGGGCCCGTCGGGCTACGGCTCCTACCACGGCAAGACCGGCTTTGACTGCTTCACCCACGAGCGTGCGTTTGTCGACGCCCCGGCCTCGGGTGTACTCGGCCATGTCGTCGAAAAGATCATGGCTCTGCGCTACCCGCCGTACAGCCAGGCCAAGGCGAACTTCTTCCGCCTGGTCCTGTCGTACCCGGCGTTCTTTGGCCGCCCCAAGAACCCGACGGTGTCGACCACCTCGGCGAACCGCCCGATCAAGTCG CTGAAGCCGCTTGCGATTCTGATCGTGATCCTTGCGGTCATCCTCAAGTTCAACCGCGCATAG
- the SKO1 gene encoding Transcription factor (EggNog:ENOG503NVG8; COG:K), which produces MSRSPLGASPNPSDDAQTSNTMGNKRELATRNWDTNGSAGMSPMGSVAHVPMNNLPSSVGGPSSATNAPMTTNAMSLQPAVSAAPAMMPMGGASPLKSNAPTSSSLLGGNDMAPFSGSFSDGASAPTSFPLNVPGNFSDMIRQGNGMISSQPVSSLPSSLSAVPLGSTVPSSAGGTDLSALTVSTPQAAPTLPEEQQKSNKAADPRGVGEIGAASGLYMLSQSISDPKLKKEGEEEEKTVNGTSKDAAKRKRDDRGGKSMVNGDASPSKHGSETTRSLKRDAEHGTEDDEVHSDNDSDNDSKRKSFLERNRQAAFKCRQRKKAWLASLQAKVEYLQSDNESLQNTVEALRAEVLFLKSQLMQHHGHSAMDGDGKDVHADSNRSLSGPYSPMNVSVPSSFVGYPAQGNVSHPLLPNISPVPQVSHPPQPSMSQPGLDSAMSSVPATGALAAYATPGLPRMTQMPATQPMLSPYAQAPHGYAAARGND; this is translated from the coding sequence ATGAGCCGCAGCCCGCTGGGTGCCTCGCCGAACCCCTCTGACGACGCACAGACCTCCAACACGATGGGAAACAAACGAGAATTGGCGACCCGCAACTGGGATACCAACGGTTCTGCAGGCATGTCGCCCATGGGCTCGGTTGCACATGTGCCGATGAACAACTTGCCCTCGTCGGTCGGAGGGCCAAGCTCTGCTACTAATGCGCCAATGACCACCAATGCCATGTCCCTTCAGCCCGCCGTATCGGCCGCCCCTGCCATGATGCCCATGGgaggcgcctcgccgttAAAGTCGAACGCACCTACCTCTTCCTCCCTCCTGGGCGGCAACGACATGGCCCCATTCTCTGGCTCCTTCTCCGATGGTGCTTCTGCCCCGACTTCGTTTCCACTCAACGTCCCTGGAAACTTTTCTGACATGATCCGCCAAGGAAATGGAATGATTAGCTCTCAGCCTGTGAGCTCGCTCCCGTCGTCCCTGTCGGCTGTGCCGCTGGGATCGACAGTGCCTTCGTCCGCCGGCGGAACGGATCTAAGCGCCTTGACGGTATCCACACCGCAGGCCGCTCCTACCTTGCCGGAAGAGCAGCAAAAATCCAACAAGGCGGCTGACCCTCGCGGTGTCGGCGAGATCGGTGCTGCGTCTGGCCTGTACATGCTGAGCCAGAGCATCAGCGACCCCAAGCTGAAAAAGGAAGGCGAAGAGGAAGAAAAGACTGTAAACGGAACGTCGAAAGACGCTGCGAAGCGGAAGCGCGATGATCGTGGAGGCAAGAGCATGGTCAATGGTGATGCATCGCCCTCGAAGCACGGCTCTGAAACGACTCGCTCCCTGAAGCGCGATGCCGAACATGGCACAGAAGACGACGAAGTGCATTCGGACAACGACTCGGACAACGACTCGAAGCGCAAGAGCTTCCTGGAGCGGAATCGTCAGGCGGCCTTCAAGTGCCGGCAACGGAAAAAGGCCTGGCTCGCATCACTGCAAGCCAAGGTCGAGTACCTGCAGTCGGACAATGAGTCGCTGCAGAAcacggtcgaggcgctgcgggcCGAGGTCCTCTTTCTCAAGTCTCAGCTGATGCAGCACCATGGCCACTCTGCGATGGATGGCGACGGGAAAGACGTACATGCTGACTCCAACCGTTCGCTGTCTGGCCCCTACTCGCCGATGAACGTCAGCGTTCCAAGCAGCTTTGTCGGCTACCCTGCGCAAGGCAATGTGTCGCACCCTCTCTTGCCCAACATTTCGCCTGTACCGCAGGTTTCACATCCCCCTCAACCTTCCATGTCCCAACCGGGGCTTGACAGTGCGATGTCGAGTGTGCCGGCTACCGGTGCGCTTGCCGCCTATGCGACGCCGGGCTTGCCTCGCATGACGCAGATGCCTGCGACACAGCCGATGCTCTCCCCCTATGCCCAAGCACCGCATGGCtacgctgctgcgcgaggcaaCGACTAA
- a CDS encoding uncharacterized protein (EggNog:ENOG503P66W; COG:S; TransMembrane:2 (i29-48o54-73i)), with protein sequence MVVSARPEPTPWVQQYNAENVGYNMAQAFSFRSLTLSLAGAIAGVLGLQNLSGFAFFLCSVVFVNAVLVLVNAKGDPRAFFVLGSLPAITDPSERLLPAKAAQLRAPPTPVQSALQLARWVLLQGAQENALSFLLWWTFWYGIVHVYD encoded by the exons ATGGTGGTGAGTGCACGGCCGGAGCCCACGCCGTGGGTGCAGCAATACAATGCGGAGAATGTGGGCTACAATATGGCCCAGGCCTTCTC CTTCCGCTCCTTGACGCTCTCGCTCGCAGGCGCGAtcgccggcgtgctcggGCTGCAGAACCTGAGCGGCTTCGCCTTCTTTCTCTGCTCGGTGGTGTTTGTGAACGCGGTGCTGGTGCTCGTCAACGCCAAAGGCGATCCCCGCGCGTTCTTTGTGCTCGGCAGCCTGCCGGCCATCACCGATCCGAGCGAACGGCTGCTCCCGGCCAAGGCCGCAcagctgcgcgcgccgccgacgccggtgcagtccgcgctgcagctcgcgcgctgGGTGCTCCTTCAAGGCGCGCAGGAGAATGCGCTGAGCTTCTTACTCTGGTGGACGTTTTGGTACGGCATCGTCCACG TGTATGACTAG
- the SWD1 gene encoding chromatin binding protein (BUSCO:EOG09262XRU; EggNog:ENOG503NUJP; COG:S), which produces MNAQLLNPFARGTPERVEATLDNAFANCLAYNAGRGLYCGSYLAVGRTDGFVTIWDIETRNVLRWLGGHVKTVTSVSWSPLSRYLASSSLDWNVRIWDLGDEYGTCVRTVRFDTPVTQVLFAPDSSRRMVVVLESREAVLVSLPDIPTSSEPLRTTLDTHGDGAMSACFSPSGKHLLVGTNKGSVQVLDARTGEALGTPLSIGASSIRQLAFDPSGRHLIANLNDRTLRTLSVADGVDGAPLALTPRHKFQDLVGRTPWSGIAFSGDGEYVMGGAAHDAAHNIYLWDRDAGVLVKILEGPREPLISAQWHPSQPQLASIASSGDVYLWSTKSTEIWSAYAPGFEELEENVEYEEREDEFDLAHEHELSRKKRDEEGEAVNIFSTGPASDAWVVRSLRPVERPLPRSAWAPVLSGAPPAPPVDDDNEAAFFISPLLLDATEVQHRT; this is translated from the exons atgAACGCGCAGCTACTGA ATCCGtttgcgcgcggcacgcccgagcgtgtcgaggcgACACTCGACAATGCGTTTGCAAATTGTCTTGCGTACAATGCGGGCAGGGGGCTGTACTGCGGGAGCTACCTCGCCGTCGGACGCACGGACGGATTCGTGACGATTTGGGACATCGAGACGCGCAATGTCCTGCGGTGGCTCGGCGGCCATGTCAAGACGGTGACGAGCGTGAGCTGGTCTCCGCTGAGCCGGTACCttgcgtcgtcgtcgctcgactgGAACGTGCGCATCTGGGACCTCGGTGACGAGTACGGAacgtgcgtgcgcacggtgcgctTCGACACGCCCGTCACGCAAgtgctctttgcgccggACTCGAGCCGCCGGAtggtcgtcgtgctcgagtcgcgcgaggcggtgctcgtgtcgctgccggacataccgacgtcgagcgagccgctgcgcacgacgctcgacacgcacggcgacggcgcaatGTCGGCCTGCTTTTCGCCCTCTGGCAAGCACCTGTTGGTGGGTACCAACAAGGGCTCGGtgcaggtgctcgacgcccGAACTGgcgag GctctcggcacgccgctctcgatcggcgcctcgtccatcCGGCAGCTTGCCTTTGACCCGTCCGGGCGGCACCTCATTGCGAACCTGAACGACCGCACGCTACGCACGCTGAGCGTTGCAGACGGTgtggacggcgcgccgctcgcgctcacCCCGCGACACAAGTTCCAGGACCTGGtcggccgcacgccgtggAGCGGCATTGCGTTTAGCGGCGACGGGGAGTACGTcatgggcggcgccgcgcacgatgcCGCGCACAATATCTATCTGTGGGACCGAGACGCGGGCGTCTTGGTCAAGATCCTCGAAGGGCCACGCGAGCCGCTCATCTCGGCGCAGTGGCACCCGTCGCAGCCCCAGCTCGCGTCGATCGCGTCGTCCGGCGACGTGTACCTCTGGTCGACCAAGTCGACCGAGATTTGGAGCGCATACGCGCCCGGCTttgaggagctcgaggagaaTGTCGAgtacgaggagcgcgaggacgagtTTGATTTGGCAC ATGAGCACGAGCTCAGCCGCAAaaagcgcgacgaggagggTGAGGCGGTCAACATCTTTTCCACCGGCCCCGCATCAGACGCGTGGGTGGTGCGCAGCCTGCGCCCGGTCGAGCGCCCACtgccgcgctccgcgtgggcgccggtgctgagcggcgcgccgcctgcgccgcctgttGACGACGACAACGAAGCCGCATTTTTTATCTCGCCGCTGCTTTTGGATGCTACCGAGGTGCAACACCGTACATAA
- a CDS encoding uncharacterized protein (EggNog:ENOG503P1NW; COG:U), with protein MSVVTLEEFLELLNEEQHLDLGKLRNYARHGIHPQVRGEVWLYLLGVLSADKSQEMTTVRNKFLEYESVSKRIPFVEKQVRTEVLRYYRQRLSSNSSERERFGVSIIRGPRPAPTTSSTFDAEQAQDVQRDEPKYPRILPSTQYGLVTMRSNPMVDDSEAVYDQRRLSQNVENVLCAYLNRHLLNPAQEGEHPQAERDEEYAALQKTMESRMPRVYQWAPQASLVPGTNLGDFHPSLVYLCAPFAQCVRAEAGIYFAFERLMTMIEEYNTIHPLPQRVASFLTLFRTTLPELHAYFEAEEVDLLAVATSWLQHLLAREMQMDDLMRLWDTYFAMPDLLDLHLYVCLAILTNCKDALEDLDRSETTSMLFSLPSLDVDRIISDAMNIRLSLEHDPLYE; from the exons ATGAGCGTCgtgacgctcgaggagTTTCTCGAG CTCTTGAATGAGGAGCA gcacctcgacctcggAAAGCTGCGGAACTATGCGCGGCACGGGATCCATCCCCAAGTGCGCgga GAAGTCTGGCTGTACCTCCTTGGCGTCCTGTCTGCGGACAAGAGCCAGGAGATGACGACGGTGCGGAACAAGTTCCTCGAGTACGAGTCGGTGAGCAAGCGTATCCCGTTTGTCGAGAAGCAGGTGCGCACCGAAGTACTGCGGTACTACCGGCAGCGGCTGAGCTCGAactcgagcgagcgcgagcgcttcggcgTCTCGATCATACGCGGcccgcggcctgcgccaaCGACATCGAGCACATTTGACGCGGAGCAGGCACAGGACGTGCAGCGTGACGAACCCAAATATCCCCGCATCCTGCCCTCGACGCAGTACGGGCTCgtgacgatgcgctccaaTCCGATGGTCGATGACTCAGAGGCTGTGTACGACCAACGGCGTCTCTCGCAGAATGTCGAGAATGTGCTGTGTGCCTACCTCAACCGGCACCTCTTGAATCCCGCACAAGAGGGCGAGCATCCgcaggcggagcgcgaTGAGGagtacgcggcgctgcaaaAGACGATGGAgtcgcgcatgccgcgTGTATACCAGTGGGCGCCACAGGCGAGTCTCGTCCCAGGGACGAACCTCGGCGACTTTCACCCGTCGCTCGTCTACCTCTGCGCGCCATTTGCGCAGTGTGTCCGGGCAGAGGCGGGCATCTACTTCGCGTTTGAGCGCCTAATGACCATGATTGAGGAGTACAACACCATCCATCCTCTCCcacagcgcgtcgcctcATTCCTGACGCTCTTCCGCACGACGCTCCCGGAGCTCCACGCGTACTTTGAGGCAGAAGAGGTCGACCTGCTGGCCGTCGCGACCAGCTGGCTGCAGCacctcctcgcgcgcgaaaTGCAGATGGACGATTTGATGCGCCTCTGGG ACACCTACTTTGCGATGcccgacctgctcgacctgcaCCTCTACGTCTGCCTTGCGATCCTAACCAACTGTAAGGACGCTctcgaggacctcgacCGCTCCGAGACGACCAGCATGCTCTTCTCACTCCCGTCGCTGGACGTCGACCGT ATTATCAGCGACGCAATGAACATCCGcctctcgctcgagcacgacccGCTCTACGAATAG
- a CDS encoding uncharacterized protein (EggNog:ENOG503NZQ5; COG:A), whose protein sequence is MANPAAATIPVSDTAAEAVVVPNVPTTGRATTTKIHVDNIPVTTRIEDVKALFARAGEIVELRITVRESRSQISGVVTYKSPQVAEAAVEQFANASLDDAQLNIALVRGNAARSAPAREATATRGRGRGGKARGAASSRRPRQDEGEEGTTGTDAAAPASDEHPTAPSAQDASAEAPATTGTNSAKAKAPKKTKAARGSPSKTLLYVSHLAYSVQNADLMELFSPYPAVSANIVYHRQQPKHSRGFAFVDFPNEEAQQKALAELNGKEFHGRTIAISVALQPEPKEEAQDESGASTAAPSSEAVPDAA, encoded by the exons ATGGCCAACCCTGCCGCAGCTACAATTCCAGTATCCGAtaccgccgccgaggcagTCGTCGTGCCAAACGTGCCAACGACTGGCCGTGCTACTACGACCAAG ATTCACGTGGACAACATTCCCGTTACGACGCGTATCGAAGACGTAAAGGCGCTATTTGCACGTGCAGGCGAAAT CGTGGAACTGCGCATCACCGTGCGCGAAAGCCGATCTCAGATCTCGGGGGTCGTTACGTACAAGTCGCCGCAggtggccgaggccgccgtcgagcagTTTGCCAACGCatcgctcgacgacgcgcagctGAACATTGCGTTGGTGAGGGGCAATGCGGCACGCTCTGCACCGGCGCGTGAGGCGACTGCCACGCGTGGTCGTGGCCGCGGAggcaaggcgcgcggcgcggcttcctcgcgccgcccccgccAGGATGAGGGCGAGGAGGGAACGACGGGCACGGAtgctgccgcgcctgccTCGGATGAGCATCCCACGGCCCCATCGGCCCAGGATGCCTCTGCTGAGGCGCCCGCCACCACGGGCACGAACTCCGCCAAAGCCAAGGCCCCTAAAAAGACCAAGGCGGCCCGAGGCAGCCCGAGCAAGACGCTCCTCTACGTCTCGCACCTGGCCTACTCGGTGCAGAATGCGGACCTGATGGAGCTCTTCTCGCCCTACCCTGCAGTGAGTGCCAACATTGTGTACCACCGCCAACAGCCTAAGCATTCGCGTGGCTTTGCGTTTGTCGACTTCCCTAACGAAGAGGCTCAACAAAAAGCGCTGGCAGAGTTGAATGGAAAAGAGTTCCATGGTCGCACCATCGCTATTTCCG TGGCCCTGCAGCCCGAGCCAAAGGAAGAGGCCCAGGACGAGAGTGGCGCATCGACTGCTGCGCCCAGCTCCGAGGCTGTTCCTGACGCTGCCTAA